From Ischnura elegans chromosome 13 unlocalized genomic scaffold, ioIscEleg1.1 SUPER_13_unloc_1, whole genome shotgun sequence, a single genomic window includes:
- the LOC124172139 gene encoding protein ALP1-like: MDEEVLFLALQEWLQQEQRLLLLLQRVLLAVRELFADEEFEPMQYCLLNREQQVIRVLLGGQWDMRKHIRVSEEAFHDLLRMVSMKRRSGWEQKLRLAVFLFWLASGASFRIVSSNFGMPRSSVPRMVHQMIRQVLALSGRVICIPSNGELEAIGAGFARMARNDELRCVVGAIDGCHVEVIPSGPHRADYFSRKLRYSVQLQAVCDHTGKFVDVFAGYPGSVHDSRVFRASPLYVNALYPPQGYAILGDSGYPCIADPIAVITPYREPVAGPIQARFNAHHRRGRNIIERSFGMLKTRWRCIFMQRVTLRHTRVANVIGACCIMHNTCLTNGDILVGDGLVGEEENVVGMVGHHENGFNLRDNIARRMSRPDIVPGHLADHDYL; the protein is encoded by the exons ATGGATGAGGAAGTGCTTTTTCTGGCACTGCAAGAGTGGCTGCAGCAGGAGCAGAGGCTGCTACTTCTCCTGCAGCGGGTGCTGTTGGCCGTAAGGGAACTGTTTGCTGATGAGGAATTC GAACCGATGCAATATTGCCTTCTAAACCGGGAGCAGCAAGTGATCCGGGTTCTGCTGGGGGGTCAGTGGGATATGCGGAAGCATATCCGCGTCTCCGAGGAGGCATTTCATGACCTCCTGAGGATGGTCTCCATGAAAAGGAGGAGTGGATGGGAGCAGAAGCTGCGGCTGGCAGTGTTCCTGTTTTGGCTGGCAAGCGGGGCATCTTTTCGAATAGTCAGTTCGAATTTCGGGATGCCTCGATCATCCGTTCCTCGAATGGTGCACCAGATGATACGTCAGGTGCTCGCGCTGTCTGGAAGGGTAATCTGTATCCCCAGTAATGGCGAGCTGGAGGCGATTGGGGCAGGGTTTGCCAGGATGGCAAGGAATGATGAGCTTCGTTGTGTTGTGGGTGCCATTGACGGCTGTCATGTGGAGGTGATACCATCCGGCCCTCACCGGGCCGATTATTTTAGTCGGAAGCTGAGGTACTCGGTTCAATTGCAGGCAGTGTGTGACCATACGGGCAAATTTGTGGATGTTTTCGCCGGTTACCCTGGGTCGGTGCACGATTCGAGGGTATTCAGGGCAAGCCCCCTGTACGTCAATGCGTTGTATCCCCCTCAAGGATATGCTATATTGGGGGACAGCGGCTACCCCTGCATTGCCGACCCCATAGCCGTGATAACGCCATACCGCGAGCCAGTGGCAGGGCCTATTCAGGCTCGTTTCAATGCGCACCACCGAAGGGGCAGGAACATAATAGAAAGGAGCTTCGGCATGCTAAAGACCAGGTGGAGGTGCATATTTATGCAGCGGGTGACGTTGCGTCACACCCGAGTGGCGAACGTAATCGGGGCCTGCTGCATCATGCATAATACATGTCTGACAAATGGCGACATTTTGGTGGGAGATGGACTTGTTGGGGAAGAAGAGAATGTGGTGGGAATGGTGGGGCACCATGAAAATGGTTTCAACTTAAGAGACAATATAGCCCGACGTATGTCGAGACCTGATATTGTGCCAGGACATTTGGCCGACCATGactatttgtaa